A portion of the Nitratidesulfovibrio termitidis HI1 genome contains these proteins:
- a CDS encoding molecular chaperone TorD family protein: protein MDHISPTPGAPGVPLRGGQSGRGNRAGKADGTARDACLLRALRDLFSARGADDLRAASLALDACRTRFGCSRATRGAPPCTPSGSPSGPLSGPPSGPPSGPDTIDTPDHWRATEYAFNRLFVGPMAVPAPPYASAWLETEPRLMGEAAMDMRALYHALGRAVPGEGATPDDHLSFELDAALALLALREAAGAASPSSAPEPSPSTLATDTQEAWRWLVAEHMGAWVPRFVQHALAEPDVPPAIARALAMLLCWQEDAAAACAPPRTEVTTTGTQDRQDA, encoded by the coding sequence ATGGATCACATTTCCCCCACGCCCGGCGCGCCCGGGGTGCCCCTTCGGGGCGGGCAGTCCGGAAGGGGCAACCGGGCAGGCAAGGCTGACGGCACCGCCCGCGATGCATGCCTGTTGCGCGCCCTGCGCGACCTGTTTTCCGCGCGGGGTGCGGACGACCTGCGTGCGGCCTCGCTGGCGCTGGATGCGTGCCGCACCAGGTTCGGGTGCTCCCGTGCCACGCGCGGCGCTCCCCCCTGCACCCCATCCGGCTCCCCATCTGGCCCCTTATCTGGCCCCCCATCTGGCCCCCCATCTGGCCCAGACACCATAGATACCCCCGACCACTGGCGCGCTACCGAGTACGCCTTCAACCGGCTGTTCGTGGGCCCCATGGCCGTGCCCGCACCGCCCTACGCTTCTGCATGGCTGGAAACGGAGCCCCGCCTGATGGGTGAAGCCGCCATGGACATGCGGGCCTTGTACCACGCCCTGGGGCGCGCCGTACCCGGTGAAGGCGCCACGCCCGACGACCACCTGAGCTTCGAACTGGATGCGGCGCTTGCGCTGCTGGCCCTGCGAGAGGCGGCAGGCGCCGCGTCGCCATCTTCCGCTCCAGAGCCTTCCCCCTCCACACTCGCCACCGACACACAGGAAGCATGGCGCTGGCTTGTGGCCGAGCACATGGGGGCATGGGTGCCGCGCTTCGTGCAGCACGCCCTGGCCGAACCCGACGTGCCGCCCGCCATCGCCCGTGCGCTGGCCATGCTGCTGTGCTGGCAGGAAGACGCAGCCGCAGCCTGCGCCCCACCCCGCACGGAAGTGACAACCACCGGAACGCAAGACCGGCAGGACGCATAG
- a CDS encoding molybdopterin-dependent oxidoreductase, with amino-acid sequence MTRRSFLKGLIASGALATLPCGLLLPRSASAAPFNKSDFQIFRNACPRNCYDTCSIVTYVKDGVVQFVEGAPESTYTAGGLCVKGYAYPRRVYSPDRIKYPMVQDGRGSGNWRRVSWDEAMERIARKLLEIKEKDGNLLGLALTKYSGNFGITNYGVEGMMSSLGYTTRLVGTPCWPAGIDAQNYDLGDMWCNDPEDMEKSRYVIIWGANPAWCSVHSMKYVYAARDRGAKIVVIDPVLTQTAAKGDVAWQPETGSDGALALGMARHVLDLGLVDRDFVTNNAVGFEEFAAYLRQNVTVEWAAEKSGIPADEIRRVAEEFATAKPATIWIGYGMQRHVNGGAAVRAIDALVAMTGNVGKVGGGARYGHLQTWGFNYHAMIQKAPEGSIGFVGKAGPKGEFDVTAGAAAATAYTDRALNINKTAQELLDAQNPPVRVLWSSCKNPFAQDFDRNKLEKAFNKLEMAVSVEQFFTETVRHSDIVLPVTTLFEEWTVNASYWHYWVSLNEQAIAPMHEAKSNIEIAALLSRHMNRLSPGSCTYPQDIDTREWMEKEFNKGVYDLLGITHWQDLRKGPAKARMPSSASWSDHKFKTPSGKYEFRSDLCASHGHKALPEYKEGRKAYAPYRLLTPHSKFAIHSQFANLDWMEEFQKEPFVYLNPVLAKAKGIADQDTVRVFNPTGEVKLRAKITNTVPGDCLLVYEAWFRKLNFNVQNLVDDESADMGAYKTGAPGVAIHDQFADVARA; translated from the coding sequence ATGACCAGACGCAGCTTCCTCAAGGGGCTCATCGCATCCGGCGCGCTGGCCACGCTGCCCTGCGGGCTGCTGCTGCCCCGCAGCGCATCCGCCGCACCCTTCAACAAGTCAGATTTCCAGATCTTCCGCAACGCCTGCCCGCGCAACTGTTACGACACGTGCAGCATCGTCACCTACGTCAAGGACGGGGTGGTCCAGTTCGTGGAAGGCGCGCCGGAATCCACCTACACGGCGGGCGGGCTGTGCGTGAAGGGCTATGCCTACCCCCGCCGCGTCTACAGTCCCGACCGCATCAAGTACCCCATGGTCCAGGACGGGCGCGGCAGCGGCAACTGGCGGCGCGTCTCGTGGGACGAAGCCATGGAGCGCATCGCTCGCAAGCTGTTGGAGATAAAGGAAAAGGACGGCAACCTGCTGGGGCTTGCCCTTACCAAGTATTCCGGCAACTTCGGCATCACCAACTACGGCGTGGAAGGCATGATGTCCTCGCTGGGCTACACCACCCGCCTCGTGGGCACGCCCTGCTGGCCCGCCGGCATCGACGCCCAGAACTACGACCTGGGCGACATGTGGTGCAACGACCCGGAAGACATGGAAAAATCGCGCTATGTCATCATCTGGGGGGCCAACCCCGCGTGGTGTTCGGTGCATTCCATGAAGTACGTCTACGCCGCCCGCGACCGGGGGGCCAAGATCGTGGTCATCGACCCGGTGCTGACCCAGACCGCCGCCAAGGGCGACGTGGCCTGGCAGCCGGAAACCGGCAGCGACGGCGCGCTGGCGCTGGGCATGGCCCGGCACGTGCTTGACCTGGGTCTGGTGGACCGCGACTTCGTGACCAACAACGCCGTGGGCTTCGAGGAATTCGCCGCCTACCTGCGCCAGAACGTCACCGTGGAATGGGCGGCGGAAAAGTCGGGCATTCCCGCCGACGAGATCCGCCGCGTGGCCGAGGAATTCGCCACCGCCAAGCCCGCCACCATCTGGATCGGCTACGGCATGCAGCGCCACGTCAACGGAGGGGCCGCCGTGCGCGCCATCGACGCGCTGGTGGCCATGACCGGCAACGTGGGCAAGGTGGGCGGCGGCGCGCGCTACGGCCACCTGCAGACCTGGGGCTTCAACTACCACGCCATGATCCAGAAGGCCCCGGAAGGCTCCATCGGCTTCGTGGGCAAGGCGGGCCCCAAGGGCGAATTCGACGTTACCGCCGGAGCGGCTGCCGCCACCGCCTACACCGACCGCGCCCTGAACATCAACAAGACCGCGCAGGAACTGCTGGACGCCCAGAACCCGCCGGTGCGCGTGCTGTGGTCGTCGTGCAAGAACCCCTTCGCGCAGGACTTCGACCGCAACAAGCTGGAAAAGGCCTTCAACAAGCTGGAAATGGCGGTCAGCGTCGAGCAGTTCTTTACCGAAACCGTGCGCCATTCCGACATCGTGCTGCCGGTGACCACCCTGTTCGAGGAATGGACAGTCAACGCATCCTACTGGCACTACTGGGTATCGCTGAACGAGCAGGCCATCGCCCCCATGCACGAGGCCAAGTCGAACATCGAGATCGCGGCGCTGCTCTCCAGGCACATGAACCGCCTGTCGCCCGGTTCCTGCACCTATCCGCAGGACATCGACACCAGGGAATGGATGGAGAAGGAGTTCAACAAGGGCGTGTACGACCTTTTGGGCATCACCCACTGGCAGGACCTGCGCAAGGGACCGGCCAAGGCCAGGATGCCGTCGTCCGCCTCGTGGAGCGACCACAAGTTCAAGACGCCGTCGGGCAAGTACGAGTTCCGGTCCGACCTGTGCGCCAGCCACGGGCACAAGGCCCTGCCGGAGTACAAGGAAGGCCGCAAGGCCTACGCTCCCTATCGCCTGCTGACCCCGCACAGCAAGTTCGCCATCCATTCGCAGTTCGCCAACCTGGACTGGATGGAGGAGTTCCAGAAGGAACCCTTCGTCTACCTGAACCCCGTGCTGGCCAAGGCCAAGGGCATCGCCGACCAGGACACCGTGCGGGTGTTCAACCCCACCGGCGAGGTGAAGCTGCGCGCCAAGATCACCAATACGGTGCCCGGCGACTGCCTGCTGGTGTACGAGGCCTGGTTCCGCAAGCTGAACTTCAACGTGCAGAACCTTGTGGATGACGAATCGGCCGACATGGGCGCCTACAAGACCGGCGCGCCCGGCGTGGCCATTCACGACCAGTTCGCCGACGTGGCGAGAGCATAG
- a CDS encoding 4Fe-4S dicluster domain-containing protein, protein MTAQQTSLPRQRAFLVDVERCIGCFTCAMACKNYYHQETGVVWRQLYPLDEAIYPHRERAFFSLACNHCENPACLNACPVKAYEKREDGVVVHHQDRCIGCGNCIRSCPYGAPRYNPVLQKAEKCSLCHERLDAGEQPACVQSCPVRALRLVDITAMTTADAANAVQYPAGYPEMPQVNPSTRFIMPRTPRVVRR, encoded by the coding sequence ATGACCGCACAACAGACATCCCTTCCCCGGCAGCGCGCATTTCTTGTCGACGTGGAGCGCTGCATCGGCTGCTTCACCTGCGCCATGGCGTGCAAGAACTACTACCATCAGGAAACCGGCGTGGTCTGGCGGCAGCTGTACCCGCTGGACGAAGCCATCTACCCCCACCGCGAGCGGGCCTTTTTCTCGCTGGCCTGCAACCACTGCGAAAACCCGGCCTGCCTCAACGCCTGCCCGGTAAAGGCCTACGAAAAGCGCGAGGACGGCGTGGTGGTGCACCACCAGGACCGCTGCATCGGCTGCGGCAACTGCATCCGTTCCTGTCCCTACGGCGCGCCGCGCTACAACCCGGTGCTGCAAAAGGCGGAAAAGTGCAGCCTGTGCCACGAACGGCTGGACGCCGGGGAACAGCCCGCCTGCGTGCAGAGCTGTCCGGTGCGGGCGCTGCGGCTGGTGGACATTACCGCCATGACCACCGCCGATGCCGCCAACGCCGTGCAATACCCGGCAGGGTACCCGGAAATGCCGCAGGTCAACCCGTCCACCCGCTTCATCATGCCCAGAACACCCCGTGTGGTGAGGAGGTAA
- a CDS encoding DmsC/YnfH family molybdoenzyme membrane anchor subunit, whose amino-acid sequence MQNIELPLVLFTVLSQAAVGMALLLAVRSCGCAGGACAGAPGTATAGDTSGNRTEWLTATIIMGVALLVSLFHLGHPEGAVRTLAHLEKAWLSREILAFGAFAALLAVAALTGKAGAGLRAAAALVGLAALYTSGMTYAPPAMPALHNAAPLGFFLLSALLLGASFGSWFAGEGSQPTLRAILLGSLAAALAVYVIVPCVWASGGTVMQMTARAWLASPLYWARLVLGILVPLVVMIRSPRIPRWMGPLVLLGELAGRAVFFGATVHAAMNLGAPY is encoded by the coding sequence ATGCAGAACATCGAACTTCCCCTGGTGCTGTTCACCGTGCTGTCGCAAGCCGCCGTGGGCATGGCCCTGCTGCTGGCCGTGCGTTCGTGCGGTTGCGCGGGTGGCGCCTGCGCTGGCGCACCCGGCACGGCCACAGCGGGTGACACCTCCGGCAACCGCACGGAATGGCTGACCGCCACCATCATCATGGGCGTGGCCCTGTTGGTTTCGCTGTTCCATCTGGGGCATCCGGAAGGGGCGGTGCGCACCCTGGCCCATCTGGAAAAGGCCTGGCTGAGCCGGGAGATTCTGGCCTTTGGCGCGTTCGCCGCGCTGCTGGCCGTGGCCGCCCTTACCGGCAAGGCGGGCGCGGGTCTGCGCGCCGCAGCCGCGCTGGTGGGCCTGGCTGCCCTGTATACCTCGGGCATGACGTATGCCCCGCCTGCCATGCCCGCCCTGCACAACGCCGCGCCGCTGGGGTTCTTTCTGCTGTCGGCGCTGCTGCTTGGGGCCTCGTTCGGCAGCTGGTTCGCGGGCGAGGGCAGCCAGCCCACGCTGCGCGCCATACTGCTCGGCAGTCTGGCGGCGGCGCTTGCTGTGTATGTCATCGTGCCCTGCGTGTGGGCATCGGGCGGTACGGTCATGCAGATGACCGCCCGCGCGTGGCTGGCGTCGCCCCTGTACTGGGCGCGGCTGGTGCTGGGCATCCTCGTGCCGCTGGTGGTGATGATCCGCAGCCCGCGCATCCCCCGCTGGATGGGGCCGCTGGTACTGCTGGGCGAACTGGCGGGCCGGGCGGTGTTCTTCGGGGCCACCGTGCATGCGGCCATGAATCTGGGCGCACCGTATTAG
- a CDS encoding tetratricopeptide repeat protein, producing MKIGFGGTRRTVQQNVMIYVNQREDGRYDAQALNDNHVPTGETTILTYEDLVLDYIPEPAIYHEKVYPAMRELAGHIARGERHRERGETWSAEFEFQNALAIDEQNVRATFGLGLTYLAREDLDKAREVFQRLIALPGAFDPRHKHMFNDFGIKLRKSRMFGEALRFYARAAQLAPKDDHLLYNIARTLFESGDYEKANGFLCRALSLNPRLEEGQQLRAIIAVRKGREVGHPMDMPQELLLNDPCDVPEALTDGVEGY from the coding sequence ATGAAAATCGGTTTCGGCGGAACGCGGCGTACCGTGCAGCAGAACGTGATGATCTACGTGAACCAGCGCGAGGACGGCCGCTACGACGCCCAGGCGCTGAACGACAATCACGTGCCCACCGGCGAGACCACCATCCTCACCTACGAGGATCTGGTGCTGGACTACATCCCCGAACCCGCCATCTATCACGAGAAGGTGTATCCGGCCATGCGCGAACTGGCCGGGCACATCGCGCGTGGCGAACGCCACCGCGAACGTGGCGAGACCTGGAGCGCCGAGTTCGAGTTCCAGAACGCCCTGGCCATCGACGAGCAGAATGTGCGCGCCACCTTCGGGCTGGGGCTGACCTACCTTGCCCGCGAAGACCTGGACAAGGCGCGCGAAGTGTTCCAGCGGCTCATTGCCCTGCCCGGCGCCTTTGACCCGCGTCACAAGCACATGTTCAACGATTTCGGCATCAAGCTGCGCAAGAGCCGTATGTTCGGAGAGGCGCTGCGCTTCTACGCCCGCGCCGCGCAGCTGGCCCCCAAGGACGACCACCTGCTGTACAACATCGCCCGTACCCTGTTCGAGTCCGGCGACTACGAGAAGGCCAACGGCTTTCTGTGCCGTGCCCTGAGCCTGAACCCCCGGCTGGAGGAAGGGCAGCAGTTGCGCGCCATCATCGCCGTGCGCAAGGGCCGTGAGGTGGGGCACCCCATGGACATGCCGCAGGAACTTCTGCTGAACGACCCGTGCGACGTGCCGGAGGCATTGACCGACGGTGTGGAAGGCTATTAG
- a CDS encoding DUF3536 domain-containing protein, with protein sequence MPRSLCIHGHFYQPPREDPWLDDILPEGSAAPAPDWNTRILRESYAPLGWARRLDREGRIGDILNCYEWTSFNAGPTLLRWMDRHAPDTLRRMVEGDRVSAARWGHGNAMAQVYHHVIMPLATPLDREVETAWAVADFAARFGRAPEGMWLPEAAVDTPTLETLAAAGIAFTVLAPRQARAVAALDGIDQANAAWQPVHEGSLDIGLPYRAELPSGRSIDIFFYDGPISRAVAFEQLLRDGEVFWRRLADAARTLPVPPGEEQGGDAGNAGNVDRLLAVCTDGETYGHHFTFGEMALAHVLAQGYAGRDGVSLTNFAAFRHRNPPRMRVLLHEPSSWSCAHGVERWRSDCGCTDGGHPGWNQRWRGPLRQGLDAVKQGLDAHFAAVGAALFRDPKAALLAYGQVLAAPGDIEVREAFAAAHLAPGIAGRQADAAWKLLAMQEAGLASFASCAWFFDEISRIEPVNAMTYALRALDLCTATGGPDLLPHLTEHLAHAVSNKPEEGAGADILSRTVLPRRGTDASLVLQALWRLRAEHGLPAPGAMATHAWPGAEVDVTLDARDAHSAPEGADGSGGADGSGKTGGSDPDSIAGTAALRLPLETEGRAVRFTWQPPGPSTSARASRITVRPVTEPDAAATSLSVADLPLNARQALLLSLLHGEERSQAPRRAALARQTLALVDPWEEAQHDMPASHLWADLAPQLGLALVTEPPATDVPGGESSGRESPGKAAWRQGLELLRSLQPSPRQRDGLHQLLRNHLLELLAAPAPDWAGLCGAVERTREVAPDFDWWAVQNRMWERLQTSGAMAEASTRHCATLLGFRV encoded by the coding sequence ATGCCCCGCAGCCTGTGCATTCACGGCCATTTCTATCAGCCCCCGCGCGAGGATCCGTGGCTGGATGATATTTTGCCTGAAGGCAGCGCAGCCCCCGCCCCAGACTGGAACACCCGCATCCTGCGCGAAAGTTACGCACCGCTGGGGTGGGCGCGCCGCCTGGACCGCGAGGGGCGCATCGGCGACATCCTGAACTGCTACGAATGGACCAGCTTCAACGCCGGGCCCACCCTGCTGCGCTGGATGGACCGCCACGCCCCGGACACCCTGCGCCGCATGGTGGAAGGCGACCGGGTCAGCGCGGCGCGCTGGGGGCACGGCAACGCCATGGCCCAGGTGTATCATCACGTCATCATGCCCCTGGCCACACCGCTGGACCGCGAGGTGGAAACCGCGTGGGCCGTGGCCGACTTTGCCGCCCGGTTTGGCCGCGCGCCCGAAGGCATGTGGCTGCCCGAGGCCGCCGTGGACACCCCCACGCTGGAAACGCTGGCGGCGGCGGGCATCGCCTTTACCGTGCTGGCTCCGCGCCAGGCCCGCGCCGTGGCCGCGCTGGACGGCATCGACCAAGCCAATGCCGCATGGCAGCCGGTGCACGAAGGCTCGCTGGACATCGGCCTGCCCTACCGGGCGGAACTGCCCTCCGGCCGGAGCATCGACATCTTTTTCTACGACGGCCCCATCTCGCGGGCCGTGGCGTTCGAGCAACTTTTGCGCGACGGCGAAGTCTTCTGGCGCAGGCTGGCCGATGCGGCCCGCACCCTGCCCGTGCCCCCCGGCGAGGAACAGGGCGGAGACGCCGGAAACGCAGGCAACGTGGATCGCCTGCTGGCCGTGTGCACCGACGGCGAAACCTACGGCCACCACTTCACCTTCGGCGAAATGGCCCTGGCCCACGTGCTGGCCCAGGGCTACGCCGGGCGCGACGGGGTGTCCCTGACCAACTTCGCCGCGTTCCGCCACCGCAACCCGCCGCGCATGCGGGTGCTGCTGCACGAACCGTCGTCGTGGAGCTGCGCCCACGGCGTGGAGCGCTGGCGCTCCGACTGCGGCTGCACCGACGGCGGGCACCCCGGCTGGAACCAGCGCTGGCGCGGCCCCCTGCGCCAGGGGCTGGACGCCGTCAAGCAGGGGCTGGACGCCCATTTCGCCGCCGTTGGAGCCGCGCTGTTCCGCGATCCCAAGGCCGCCCTGCTGGCCTACGGCCAGGTGCTGGCTGCTCCCGGGGACATCGAGGTACGCGAGGCCTTTGCCGCCGCGCATCTGGCCCCCGGCATCGCCGGGCGGCAGGCAGATGCGGCCTGGAAGCTGCTGGCCATGCAGGAGGCGGGTCTGGCGTCCTTTGCCAGCTGCGCCTGGTTCTTCGACGAAATTTCGCGCATCGAACCGGTGAACGCCATGACCTATGCCTTGCGCGCGCTGGACCTGTGCACCGCCACCGGCGGGCCGGACCTGTTGCCGCACCTGACGGAGCATCTGGCCCACGCCGTTTCCAACAAGCCGGAGGAAGGCGCCGGGGCGGACATCCTGTCCCGCACCGTGCTGCCCCGGCGCGGCACCGACGCCAGCCTGGTGCTGCAGGCCCTGTGGCGACTGCGCGCGGAACACGGACTGCCCGCCCCCGGAGCCATGGCAACCCACGCCTGGCCGGGCGCCGAAGTGGACGTGACCCTTGATGCACGTGATGCCCATTCCGCGCCCGAGGGAGCTGACGGATCTGGCGGAGCTGACGGATCTGGCAAAACTGGCGGATCTGACCCGGACAGCATTGCCGGCACTGCCGCCCTGCGCCTGCCGCTGGAAACGGAAGGCCGCGCCGTGCGCTTCACCTGGCAGCCGCCAGGACCATCCACGTCCGCCCGTGCCTCGCGCATCACCGTTCGCCCCGTGACGGAGCCCGATGCCGCCGCAACGTCCCTGTCCGTGGCCGACCTGCCGCTGAACGCCCGCCAGGCCCTGCTGCTGTCCCTGCTGCACGGCGAGGAACGGAGCCAGGCCCCACGGCGCGCGGCGCTGGCCCGTCAGACCCTGGCGCTTGTGGACCCGTGGGAAGAGGCCCAGCACGACATGCCCGCCAGCCACCTGTGGGCCGACCTGGCCCCGCAACTGGGGCTGGCGCTGGTGACGGAGCCCCCGGCAACCGACGTGCCCGGCGGCGAATCGTCCGGCAGGGAATCCCCCGGCAAGGCCGCATGGCGACAAGGGCTGGAACTGCTGCGTTCCCTGCAACCATCCCCCCGGCAACGGGACGGGCTGCATCAACTGCTGCGAAATCACCTGCTGGAACTGCTGGCCGCACCCGCGCCGGACTGGGCCGGGCTGTGCGGTGCCGTGGAACGCACCCGCGAGGTAGCGCCCGACTTCGACTGGTGGGCCGTGCAGAACCGCATGTGGGAACGGTTGCAAACCAGCGGCGCAATGGCCGAGGCATCAACCCGGCATTGCGCAACCCTGCTGGGTTTTCGGGTGTAA